The window TGGGGTTATGACCCCGACAGTCTCAATGATCCAATCGCGCATGTGTCTGGAAGGGAACTGACACTTGTTTACAACAACTCGTCTCGTGGTACATATCCAATTCCCGAAGATCTTTCTTATGCGAGCAAGAGAATCTATTCGGGCGCCATCGGCGGTTTTGCGATCGGAGATCTGAATTGGTTCCCGGATGAATTGAAGAAATGGAATCTCGATAATGACGTCACGCATCTGAAAATGTTAGCTCCTCAGGGTGGAGATTGAATTGCAGAAGGCACAACTATCCCGGCCCGGCACGGAGCGATCGATTTGACTTTTACGGTCATGGAGAGATATAATCTCTTACCAACTAATCGTCAACTAAAGTGGAACCATCGTAATGAGTCAAAAGAAGTATAAGTCTTCAGACAAGAGATACGACAGAATGAGCTACAGGCGCTGTGGAAGAAGCGGCGTTATGTTGCCGGCGGTGTCGCTTGGATTATGGCACAACTTCGGCGGGGTTGATTCGGATCGGACCTACAGAAAAATTCTTTGGAGTGCCTTTGATCTTGGTGTCACTCATTTTGATCTTGCGAACAATTATGGCCCGCCGCCCGGCTCGGCAGAATCAAACTTCGGCAGGATCGTGAAACAAGACTTCTCGTCCTACCGGGATGAGATGATCATCTCCACAAAGGCCGGCTATCTCATGTGGCCTGGTCCTTACGGAGAGTGGGGCTCGCGCAAGTATCTCATAGCCAGCCTCGACCAGAGCTTACTCAGAATGGGTCTTGAATATGTCGACATTTTCTATTCTCATCGACCGGATCCTGATACTCCACTGGAGGAAACCATGGGCGCACTTGCCGACATCGTGGAGCAGGGGAAAGCACTGTACGTGGGAATCTCAAATTATAGAAACGATGTCGCTGCCACGGCGATCCAGACGCTTGAGAGAATGGGGGTTCATTGCTTGATTCACCAGCCACGCTACTCGATGTTCGATCGCTGGGTAGAAGAGGGGCTACTAGACGTACTCGCCAAGTATGGAGTTGGTTGTATCCCGTTTTCACCTCTCGCCCAGGGCTTGCTTACGGATCGCTACCTCAATGGAATTCCGCGCGGCTCGCGTGCTTCCAAGCCTCATGGTTTCCTCAGACCTGAGCAAATTACAGAGGAGAAGATTTCGAAAGCTAAAAAGCTCAACGAGATAGCTAAGTCGAGAGGTCAGAGTCTGGCGCAGATGTCGCTTTCCTGGCTCCTCAAGGATACAAGAATAACATCAGTACTCATAGGGGCGAGCAGCGTGGACCAGTTGCGAAACAATTTGAAGTCGGTCGATAATCTGAGTTTCACAGACGCTGAACTGAACGCAATAGAGATGGTCCTGCAATGATGCACCTTTGGCAAGAGCTTGAACGGCTGGCTCAGCAGGCCGCTGGTTAGCCCGGTTGATGTGAGGTAAAAAAGGGGGCAAAGTGTCCTGCATCATTTTTGAATTTGGAAGGAAATTCCTAACTTGTTTAGAACAAAGTGCATAAGGCCATGCATTTCTGCCAGATGACAATTCACCGCCAGAGGGGGCGTCGAGATGTCGTGTGTCAAAACCAGACGTCCACATAAGGAGTTAGCAAATGGGTACCCAGCAGCTTTTGCTCATCGTACTTGGGGTGGTGATTGTCGGGATAGCCATCGCAATTGGGATAACGCTCTTCAAAAGCAATCAACAGAGTTCGAACCGTGATCAGGTGATCAACGATCTTGAGAACCTTGCATGGAAGGCGCAGGCTTATTACAGAAGGCCCGTGTCGATGGCCGGCGGCGGTGAAGACTTCAAAGGATTCTACATCATGTCTGCGGACACGGGGAATGACAACGGTAGTTACACGGCGAGCCCTACAGCTCCAACCGGAAATGCTTATGTTCCGGGAGATACGACGCATATCCAGGCCGCATCCCAGAAGATATATATCATCGGTTGTGGAAAGATCATAGGCAACGACGAAGTAAGTTTTGTGAAAGTTTACGTAACCGTTACTCATATGACACAGGATATATTTATCCTCAATTAGTATACTCGCCAAATTGTCAGTATGGCGACCGTAGGAAAGTGCTCATCGCGGTCAATCTGGGGATCATCAATCATATAATGTGGAGATTCAAAATTCAGAGGGGTTAATTTGACCTAAAGTCGAATTAACCGGTACTGGATCTTAATTTCGGGGGATGAATACGCAAGGTAGATGCATTTCATCAGCTTGACCGGTCATCGCTGAACCCGCATTACGACTCCGGCACATGAGTGTTACAATTGGGTACCAAGATGTCGCTTACATTTTTTCCGGCAGACCCCGTCCTTGATGAAAGCTCCTTAAATGACCTCAATCACTGAAAAAATTACCTCTTTTGAGTAACATGTACTCGGAATCTACGCAGGCAGTACTGTCCAGCCTTTGGCATAGAAATGGAACACTTGAGGATGTGAGAGCCACGAGTCGGGTCGCATCCGGTGACGTTTGAGCACGCGAAGAACCATTAGTCTTAGATATAGATCAGAGTTGCCGTTGCACCTTTCTTTTTCAAAGCGTTAGGTAGATCTTGAAATATAGGCCGCGGCCGTCAAGTTCATTTTGAGGCGGTTTTGATTCTAAAGTTGGAGAAAGTGAAGGTGAGTTAATGGGCAGCGGACAAATGTTGATCACGATCGGCGCGATAGTACTTCTGGGAAGTATTATCCTGACCACAAACAGGGGCATCAATGGAAGCCGCAATATTCTCCTTTATTCTAACATCGGATTGGAGTCGGTTTCACTGGCAACTTCCACAATTGAGGAAGCCGAGAGCAAGAGTTTCGACGAAACAACGATCCTTCAAAACGACACTGCGGTGAGTGAATTGACTGCACCGAGTTCGCTTGGTCAGGAGAGTGGAGACATGGATGATTTTGATGACTGGAACGGACCTAATCATACTGGCTTGACACAAACGTACAACTTAAGCACCGGGATTTACAAAGTCCTATCTAAAGTCTGCTATGTCAACGTGGGGAATCTGCAGGGTACGTCTGCAACAAGAACATGGCACAAACGAATCGATGTCTGGGTATGGAATACGGTAGACACGACCGACAAGGTTTACATGTCTGCAATCTACAGTTACTGGTATTTCAGGTGAGGAGCTAATATGGGCAGCACAAGTTTACTCGACATACTGGGTTCGCTTGTCATCGGAGGGTTGCTCCTTCTGGTGGCGTTGAGAATGAACTCGCAAGCGACAATGAATACATATTCAAGTCAGGCGAGTCTTACAGTGCAACAAAATATGACGGCTATAATTCAGAACATTGAATGGGACTTTCGAAAGATCGGATACTGTAAGAATCCTATGTTGACATCTGATCCAACTCATTACATCCTGAAAGGCAAATCCGACAGCATTTCATTTATCGCGGACCTGTACAATAGTGGGACGGCAAACACGGTGTCATGGTATTTGGGATCATATGTAGGTCCGAATCCTCGAGTGAGAAAGCTCTGCAGAAAAGTCGATGGAGGAGCCGCGCTCGAGGCAAATCTCGGAGTGACACAATTCAGCATGATATATTTCGGGGCGTCGGGAGACACGATTGTGCTTCCTTACAGCGCAGGTGATTCGGTTACCCCTCAGCTAATCGAGCTTACTCTCAGAGTTGAGCCCACTGTCGCCTACGACACAGCTTATACTCAGAGCTACTCATACTGGAGGCAAACCAGACTCGTATCAAGAAACCTGAAAATGAACAGGTAGGAGAAGGATCATGGTTGGAAAAGGATCATTAATAGTCATCTTAGGATTCAGCATGATATTCGGACTCGCGGGACAGTACTGGAACAGGATGAGTACCGATGCGATGGAGAATTTTGCAAATTACTATGACTCGACTGCGGCCCACAACATAGCTATCAGTGCTGCGAACATCCTTGCAGATTCCATATTTTGGAATTCGAGTGCCGCAAATATGAGCACCACCTCCCCATTCACGTTCAATGGGGGTACTTTCACTCTGAGGACTCAGTACATGGTGGTCAACGGAGATAGCGATGTTCTGGCTACCGTTGCGTCGAGTTACAACGGATTCAGGGGGCATGTTATCAAAGACTCCGTGCAGATTCTCCTTCATCCTGCAAGATTCTCTGAGTACGCCTACTTTACAAATAATGATAACAATGTGAACTGGATTACGGGAGAAGTGATGAATGGGCCGTACCACACTAATGGTCGCCTCCTCATCAGTGGCTCGCCGACATTTCTGGGTTCGGTGACTACCGGCACCGGACTGGCGACTCCATACGCGAATCCAGTGAATCCCTCGTCGCTGCCCGACTCGCACGGAGATAGACTGAATTGCGCAAGCTACCAATCGGGAGTAATCATTCCTCTTCCGACCTCGCTTGCACAATACACTTCCATTCCGGGAACCGTTATTTTCAACAACACTGATACTCACACTTCATACAACTATGATTTCTACGCGACTTTCAGTAGCACTGATCCGACCAAGATCAGTTTTCACACCGAACTGAAGAACGGTGCAACGATGGTGACAAGAGTCCCCGCCTCGGGAGATTCGACTATCCCTATTTCGACACTTGGCGGCGGCGCCAGCGGCAGCGGTGTTGTTGTGATCCAGAACGGAGACATCCACATTTCTGGGAACATGAATGGAGACATCACTTTTGTCGCTCAAGCCGGTACCCGCACGAGTCTAGATGCTAGCGCCTCAGGATCGGGCGGATTCGACCTGTCTGACGCAAATGGCAACTCCCATAACGGTAACATAATTATTGAGGGGGGAATCACGTACGCGAACAATCCGGTGACAAATCCCGCAAGTACGAACATGCTTGGACTTGTGGCTGACAACAGTATCATGATCAAGAAGCAAACCACTCAGAATCTGGCAATCCAAGCCGCATTATTCGCTCGATCCGGGAGCTTCTTCTACCAGGATTATAACCAGGGAAGCTCGATGGGAACGCTGAACATTCTTGGCTCTGTCGGCCAGTCCACACGCGGAGCCGTCAATACGAACAACAGTGGGACCGTGGTAACCGGATACAAGAAGAACTACTTATACGATACAAGGTTTGCGTCGACCGCGCCCCCATATTTCCCCACCACCGGAAAATTCAATATCCTCTCATGGCGTGAGTAGCTGAATCGTCTGCGATTGCAGGGATTTATTTGTTAAGAATAACTAGCGGCCAACATTTATGGCCGCTTTTTGTTTTGCCGCCTGTTTCCTTAATCTACTAGGTGCGGCATGTATGATTGTTTTCACATGGTGCCCAAAGACGCTTGAGACTGTTTGAGACTTGAGATATATTACAACGTCATCATTATGGGCGTTGCGAGGTGTTGTCATCAGTGTCAGTTAAAAATAATATCGTGAGCGCAGATTCAGTACCGCGTTCAAGCATCTCCAGTATTAACCAAACTAATCAGGAGGGATGGTCATGCGTTATCTAGTTTCGTTGCTGTCTGCTGTTGCGGTAGTCATTCT of the Candidatus Kryptoniota bacterium genome contains:
- the mgrA gene encoding L-glyceraldehyde 3-phosphate reductase, which gives rise to MSQKKYKSSDKRYDRMSYRRCGRSGVMLPAVSLGLWHNFGGVDSDRTYRKILWSAFDLGVTHFDLANNYGPPPGSAESNFGRIVKQDFSSYRDEMIISTKAGYLMWPGPYGEWGSRKYLIASLDQSLLRMGLEYVDIFYSHRPDPDTPLEETMGALADIVEQGKALYVGISNYRNDVAATAIQTLERMGVHCLIHQPRYSMFDRWVEEGLLDVLAKYGVGCIPFSPLAQGLLTDRYLNGIPRGSRASKPHGFLRPEQITEEKISKAKKLNEIAKSRGQSLAQMSLSWLLKDTRITSVLIGASSVDQLRNNLKSVDNLSFTDAELNAIEMVLQ